A region of the Deltaproteobacteria bacterium genome:
GCTTCTGCCAGACGATGCATCAAATGAAAAACCTGATCGGTGCTTATTTGTAAAGTGGAATCGATCTTTTCCGTTATCAGGGTATCCAGGGCATTATAGAAGGTAGTGCCTTTACCGCAGCCGGAGGTCAGGGTCCGGCGCATAAAAAGTTTTTCAGCCAGATCGGTCTCCTCCTCGATCTCCACACGAACCAGTCGATCGGCTTCATCCACAAAAACCGATTTAATATTCTGAAGTACGCTGATAAGTCCCTCGGACTTCAAAAAACCTATGGCCAGACTTTCCAGATGATCCCCCAAACAGAGCAGGGTAACCACTTCATGGTCATTTAAATAAATGGTTAAGGGGACTTCCCGGGCAATGGGGCGCATCTGTTCTATCAACCCCTGTTCACTCCATTTAAAGACTTTAAGGGTATCAAAGCCGGTGTCTTGATCGCTCATAGTATCCTTCAATTAAAGGTTTGTGAGAGGATTAGATCCTCCTGGGTGTTAATATTGAAGAAAGAAATCAGATCAGGATCGATCCGTTTGAGAGTATCTTCCGGTATTTTTTTTACTTGGCCCTTTGAAAAGAGTTTTGAAATCTTCATCTCCCCTTTTCTTAACTGATCCTCGATGAGCTTCGAACACCTCTTGGAGTATACGGCACAAAGGGGCTGATACCCCTCCCGGGTGACGGGAACTATAACATCCCACTTGGGGTCGAAATCCTGGAGCAGGACCTGGATCATTTCGGTTTTTAAAAAAGGCATATCGCAGGCGGTGATAAAGGCATGGGAAGGCCTGGTATAGAAAAGTCCGGCATGGATTCCGGTTAAAGAACTTCGAAACGGTAATAGATCGCTGACAATAGTAATATCCCAGGAAATAAAATCAAGGGGGCGATTGGTCACCAGGATCACTTGTTCGAACAATTCTTGAAACAGTTCTATCTGTCTTCCGATTATGGATTGATTGCCCACGAAAAGCAAGGCCTTGTTCCGGCCGTTCATTCGGCGGTTTAACCCGCCGGCTAATATGATTCCTGCACAGGGGTATTTTGTCATTCTCCGTACTCAGCATTCAACTCAAAATGATTTTCTGCTAAGATAGCATCGATATCTTTGGCGCCAACTTTAAACTTTTAATACTATAATAAATGAGTCGGTTACGAAAGTAAAATCCAATGTCTCTCTTTAGATTCTTGAAAATTTGTACCAATTTCGCCTTTTTAAAATAGGGTTGGCAACCCCTCCGTCTGGCGAAAGCCGGAATCCAGTGTTTTTGCAAAGTTACCTATGGTCTGGATTCCCGCCTGCGCGGGAATGACGAGTTTTTACGAGACCATCAAAATTGAGTTATCGGATAAAGACATTCCGGGGGAGGATGGGTGTGACGATTTAAAGGAAGGCTTCTACTGACAGGAAAGCATAGGGCGCTTATTCCAAACCATATCGCCTGATCTTATTGAGCAATCCCCGGCGGCTCAGGCCCAATTTTTGAGCCGCCCGGGTTCGATTGCCCCCCATCTCATCCAAAGCTTCTTTTACCAGGACCTTTTCCAAACGAACAGTGATTTCTTGAACGGACCCCTGATCAAGATCAAGGGATGATTTTGAAACCTTTCGAATAGTATCGGACAAGAGATCAGGGGTAATGTTTCCTTGATTCGGGGCCAGCGTCAAGGCCCGGACCATTTCATTTTCCAGTTCCCTTATGTTTCCCGGAAAGGGATACTGGTCCAGCAGGGTCAGACATTCCGGGCTGATTTGGCATTGTTTTTCGAGACGTTGGCAATATTTGGCTAATAGAAATTCCGCCAATAGGGGTATATCTCCGGTTCTTTCCCTCAAGGGCGGTAAAGGAATAGGAAAGGTCTGGATCCGATAATAGAGGTCTTCCCGAAACCTTCCGGCCTCAATCTCTTGCCGCAAATCCTGATGGGTGGCGGCAATTATCCGAACATCCACTTTCATGGGATTAACTTCTCCAACACGCCGAATTTCACCTTCCTGCAAGACCCTTAAGAGCCTGACCTGTAAAGAAGGCGGGGTATCCCCTATCTCATCCAAAAAGATGGTTCCTTTATGGGCCAACTCAAACAGCCCTTTCTTATCGGCGATTGCTCCGGTAAAGGCCCCTTTCTTATGACCGAAAAGTTCGCTCTCTAAAAGATTTTCCGGCAGGGCGGCGCAATTCTGGGCCACGAAGGGTTTGTCTTTACGTCTGCTGTTGTAATGAATGGAACGGGCTACCAGTTCCTTGCCGGTTCCTGTTTCCCCCTGAATCAACACGTTAACCGGGCTTTCTATCGCCTTTTCCATGAGATAGAAAACCTTTTGAATCGCCGGACTCCGGCCGATAATGTTATCAAAGGAATATTTTCCCTGGATCTCCTTTTTGAGCAGGACATTTTCTTCTTTAGATTCTTTCAGTTGAGCCCGGGTGGACGTCAGTTCCAGATACATCTTCCGGATTCGCAGCATGGAACGAACCCGGGCCAATAACTCAAAGGTCTTAAAGGGCTTGGTGATATAGTCGTCGGCCCCGGAATCCAGTCCTTTTACCCGTTCATCCATATCAACCAGGGCCGTCACCATGATAACCGGGATATATCTGGTTTTAGGATTGGTCTTAACTTTTTTAACTACCTCAAAACCATCCAATTTGGGCAGAAGGATATCCAGCAAGACCAGGTCGGGCAGGGATTCCTGAACCAGTTGTAACCCCTTTTCCCCGTCCTCGGCCCAGAGGGTCTTATAACCGTGATCCTCCAACTCTTGTCCCAGAAGATCGGCTTCCAAAGGATCATCTTCCACGATCAGGATCTGAAAGGGCTCTGACATGATTTTCCCCATCCGTTTAATGGTTTTTGGGGTTCATTTCCCCCGATAAAAGTCGACCATCCGATCAACGATTTCCCTCAGCCGTTCAGCACTCTTTATAACTTTCTCCAGATTCTCCTGGTGTTTTTCCGGAATCTGATCCCTGGTCTTTCGCAAGACCAAACTGGTATAGCCCATTATAGCGTGCAGGGGGTTGCGCATATCATGGAAGGTTTTAAACAGGAACTCCCGGTCCTGGCGGTCTTCTGCCTGGATCGGCTCAGGGCTTTCCCGAGGTTGATTTTTTTCCTCTTTATTTATCTGTTCCAAAGATTTTTTGGTTTTCAGATGATCAATAGGCATAAGAACCTCGAGGGCCTCGAAAATGTTAAAGGTTCTTTTTATTAAAAGCAAAACTTATGCCACAGAAATTATTTTTTTATCTGTATTATATCATGTAGTTATGATTTGTTTGGTTGGGAAAGAGCTAAAGGTTTGCACAAAGAAATGGTATTATGCACAATTATCTGGAGGATATCCCTTTCAGATTTTCTTTCTATTATGTTATGGTTAAAAATACCGTTCTGGTATCTGGTATCAGGGATCTGAGGTCGGGGGTCAGGGCTGAGTCAAAGAAGAAAGTTGCAAGTTGCAAATATGAAGAACCTTGAACCACTTTTGGAAGAAAAAGCTAAATCCATTGGGATCACCTCTACCATTCCGGTGGAAGTACTCTTTGCCGCTGGTCGTGTCCCGGTGGATTTGAATAATATCTTTATCACTTCTCCCCAGGCTGCTGCCTGGGTGGAAGAAGCCGAAGAGGAGGGTTTCCCCAGGACCCTGTGCAGTTGGATCAAAGGTATTTATGCCGCCCTTAAGCATCGGCCCGAGATCCAGACGGTTATCGCCGTCACCCAGGGGGATTGCAGTAATACCCAGGCCTTGACCGAAATCCTGGTCCACCAGGGCATTAAAGTCATTCACTTCAATTATCCCTATAACCGTGATCCCGCACTTTTTAAAAAAAATCTGGAAGAATTGATGGGACACTTCGGGGTCTCCTGGTCAAAAGTAGATCGCATAAGAAAAAGGATTTCCCCTGTTAGGAAAAAATTGGCTCTTTTGGATCGGGAAACCTGGAAAGGCAACCGGGTCCATGGCTGGGAGAACCACCTCTTTTTGGTCAACAGTTCGGATTTCAAAGGCGACCTGGGGCTTTATGAAGAAGAACTGACCCAATTTCTTGATGCCTTAGCCGATAGGGCTAAAATCCCGGAAACGGTTCGTCTGGGATACATCGGCATCCCTCCCATCCATTCAGGGTTTTATGGATTTATTGAACAACTAGGAGGTCGGGTGGTCTTTAATGAGATCCAGCGTCAGTTCAGCTTGCCCGGCTTCGGCAACAACCTGATCCAGCAATACCTGGATTATACCTACCCCTATGATATCTTTGGACGGATTAAGGATATCGGACAGGCGGTGGAAGAACGGAAGCTGGACGGCCTGATCCACTACACCCAGACTTTTTGTTTCCGGCAGGTCCAGGACCTCTTGATCCGGAAGCAACTTTCCGTTCCCATCCTGACCCTGGAAGGGGATAAACCAAGACCTATCGACAACCGGACCAGGTTTCGCCTGGAAGCCTTTATCGATGTGCTTAGGAAATAGTTAAGGATTCTAAATGCCTATAGGTATTGATTTGGGAAGCCGTTTTGTTAAGATCGTCCAGACTTCCGATTTTAAGGAATTTAAAAAGATCCGTCTCGATACGGTCCAATTCCTGACCCAAAGGGTCAAAGCCGGCTCGGAAAAAACCAAACACGCCTTGATCCTGGCCGACCTGGGCCTGAGACCCGAAAAATCATTGGTGGTCACCGGTTATGGTAAACATCTTATGGGGGAAAAAATCAAAGCCATTACCGAGATTCGGGCCCATTTTCGCGGGGCCTGTTTTCAAACTGGGTTGAAGGATTTTATCCTGGTGGAAATGGGAGGGCAAGACAGCAAGGTTCTCTGGGTTCAGGATAAAAAGGTAATGGATTTTCAGACCAATGACAAGTGTGCGGCCGGCACCGGCCGCTATCTGGAAAATATGGCCCGGCTGCTGAACATTAACATAAGAAAGCTTTCCCGGAAAATTGAGGAGCCGGTTCAAATCAACAACACCTGCGCTATTTTCGGAGAGACCGAGATTATAGGTTTTCTCATGGATCAGGTGCCCTTAGAGCGGATCTGCGCCGGTATCAATGATTCCGTTTCCCGTCGGGTCATCCAAATGATCCGCCGCTACCTTCCTTTTCCTTTGGTCCTCTGCGGCGGGGTAGCCTTGAATAAGGGCGTCGTAACCCTGCTTTCCCGCCGCTATGGTCAGCCGATCATCATCCCCGAAGAACCTCAGTTTAACGGGGCCATCGGCTGTTGTCTGGAGGGGGTCTCGATGGAAAAAATTTATGAATCGTCGAAAAAAGGCCAATCCCAACAGCCTCGGAATCTTGGGCTGCTTAAGGGAAAGGCAGAAGGCCTAACCAAAGATAGTTGAAATCAGACAGGCCGGGTGAGGATAGATGGTATGGGTGGATTTAGAGGACTGTTTATTTTGATGGTCTTATCGCTGATCCCTTTATTGGGTTTTTCCCAAAACAATGGCCGGGAGATGGATCTGGAGGATCTGGCGAAAAAAAAGGCCCACCACCGCCAGAACCCCGGTGGTTTTATAAACCCCTGGCTGGTCGAGGGGGAAGCCGGCGGTCTTTTTCCGTTTTTAAAGTGGAAGTTCTCGAAGAACCCCTATGCCGAAGAAAAAAAGACCCGTCCCTGGTTTCCGGTCATCCCAACAAAGGCCAAGGAGATCGAAAATCAAGGAGACTCCATCACCTATCTGGGACATGCCACCCTCTGGGTTCGGCTTTTCAATCAGAATGTGATCACCGATCCGGTCTTTACCGATGACATCGTGTTTTTCATCAAAAGACAGGCGCCTTTTCCCATTCCCTTAGACAAACTGCCTGAATTTCAGGTGGTCCTTATTTCCCACAGCCATTATGATCACCTGAACAAAGCCAGCATTATCCGCTTGGGGGCCA
Encoded here:
- a CDS encoding 2-hydroxyacyl-CoA dehydratase; protein product: MKNLEPLLEEKAKSIGITSTIPVEVLFAAGRVPVDLNNIFITSPQAAAWVEEAEEEGFPRTLCSWIKGIYAALKHRPEIQTVIAVTQGDCSNTQALTEILVHQGIKVIHFNYPYNRDPALFKKNLEELMGHFGVSWSKVDRIRKRISPVRKKLALLDRETWKGNRVHGWENHLFLVNSSDFKGDLGLYEEELTQFLDALADRAKIPETVRLGYIGIPPIHSGFYGFIEQLGGRVVFNEIQRQFSLPGFGNNLIQQYLDYTYPYDIFGRIKDIGQAVEERKLDGLIHYTQTFCFRQVQDLLIRKQLSVPILTLEGDKPRPIDNRTRFRLEAFIDVLRK
- the fdhD gene encoding formate dehydrogenase accessory sulfurtransferase FdhD encodes the protein MSDQDTGFDTLKVFKWSEQGLIEQMRPIAREVPLTIYLNDHEVVTLLCLGDHLESLAIGFLKSEGLISVLQNIKSVFVDEADRLVRVEIEEETDLAEKLFMRRTLTSGCGKGTTFYNALDTLITEKIDSTLQISTDQVFHLMHRLAEASALYKITGGVHNSALATVEDLVLFRTDIGRHNAVDKLYGECFLKNVFLEDKVLITTGRITSEILIKTSRMGIPVLISRSAATTMAISLAQQVGVALIGYVRGKNLVVYTGRERVIDSTTESSKPQS
- a CDS encoding 2-hydroxyglutaryl-CoA dehydratase, which produces MPIGIDLGSRFVKIVQTSDFKEFKKIRLDTVQFLTQRVKAGSEKTKHALILADLGLRPEKSLVVTGYGKHLMGEKIKAITEIRAHFRGACFQTGLKDFILVEMGGQDSKVLWVQDKKVMDFQTNDKCAAGTGRYLENMARLLNINIRKLSRKIEEPVQINNTCAIFGETEIIGFLMDQVPLERICAGINDSVSRRVIQMIRRYLPFPLVLCGGVALNKGVVTLLSRRYGQPIIIPEEPQFNGAIGCCLEGVSMEKIYESSKKGQSQQPRNLGLLKGKAEGLTKDS
- a CDS encoding sigma-54-dependent Fis family transcriptional regulator; this encodes MSEPFQILIVEDDPLEADLLGQELEDHGYKTLWAEDGEKGLQLVQESLPDLVLLDILLPKLDGFEVVKKVKTNPKTRYIPVIMVTALVDMDERVKGLDSGADDYITKPFKTFELLARVRSMLRIRKMYLELTSTRAQLKESKEENVLLKKEIQGKYSFDNIIGRSPAIQKVFYLMEKAIESPVNVLIQGETGTGKELVARSIHYNSRRKDKPFVAQNCAALPENLLESELFGHKKGAFTGAIADKKGLFELAHKGTIFLDEIGDTPPSLQVRLLRVLQEGEIRRVGEVNPMKVDVRIIAATHQDLRQEIEAGRFREDLYYRIQTFPIPLPPLRERTGDIPLLAEFLLAKYCQRLEKQCQISPECLTLLDQYPFPGNIRELENEMVRALTLAPNQGNITPDLLSDTIRKVSKSSLDLDQGSVQEITVRLEKVLVKEALDEMGGNRTRAAQKLGLSRRGLLNKIRRYGLE
- a CDS encoding molybdenum cofactor guanylyltransferase, with product MTKYPCAGIILAGGLNRRMNGRNKALLFVGNQSIIGRQIELFQELFEQVILVTNRPLDFISWDITIVSDLLPFRSSLTGIHAGLFYTRPSHAFITACDMPFLKTEMIQVLLQDFDPKWDVIVPVTREGYQPLCAVYSKRCSKLIEDQLRKGEMKISKLFSKGQVKKIPEDTLKRIDPDLISFFNINTQEDLILSQTFN